The sequence ATTTAACATCGCAATTAAGCTTCATACATGTTAAAATAGGTTAGATATACTACAGAATAGAGGTAAATAAATTAAATGATCACAGTATCTAATATAAGTTTAGAATTTTCAGACCGCAAATTGTTTGATGACGTCAACATTAAATTTAACCCTGGCAATTGTTACGGCTTAATCGGTGCAAATGGAGCAGGCAAGTCTACGTTCTTAAAAATCTTGGCTGGCGAGATCCAACCTTCAACAGGTCATGTTGCATTAGGACAAGACGAACGTTTAGCAACCTTAAGTCAAAACCACTACGGCTATGAAGACAACACTGTTTTAGAAACAGTCATTATGGGACACGAACGCTTGTATCAAATCATGCAAGAAAAAAATGAAGTTTATATGAAAGAAGACTTCACTGATGAAGATGGCATACGTGCTGCTGAATTAGAAGGCGAATTTGCTGAATTAGATGGTTGGGAAGCAGAACCTCAAGCAGCTGTTTTATTACAAGGCCTTGGCATCTCAGAAGAATTGCATGATAAAAAAATGAGCGAACTAGCTGGTGGAGAAAAAGTTAAGGTATTATTAGCACAAGCTTTATTCGGAAAACCAGATGTTCTTTTGTTAGATGAGCCAACGAATGGTTTAGACAAACAATCGATTGAATGGTTAGAGGAATTCTTAATTAATTTCCCTAATACCGTCATCGTCGTTTCCCATGACCGTCACTTCTTAAACAAAGTTTGTACGCATATGGCTGATGTCGACTTTGGTAAAATCAAAGTTTATGTTGGTAACTATGATTTCTGGTTGGAATCTAGTCAATTAGCCAGCAAATTAGCTGCTGATGCAAATGCTAAAAAAGAAGATCACATCAAAGAATTACAAGACTTTATTGCTCGTTTTAGTGCAAATGCATCTAAATCAAAACAAGCAACGTCTCGTAAGAAAACCTTAGAAAAAATCACTTTAGATGATATCCAGCCTTCTTCTCGTCGCTATCCATTCGTCGGGTTCACACCTGAGCGTGAAATTGGAAACGACTTGCTTCGTGTTGAGAACTTATCGAAAACCATCGATGGCAAAAAGATTTTAGATAATATCAGCTTTTCTTTAAATAAAGACGACAAAGTGGCCTTTACCAGTCATAATGACGTTGCAATCACTGTTCTGTTCAGAATTTTGATGGGAGAACTAGAACCTGATTCAGGAACCTTTAAATGGGGTGTCACCACCTCACAATCTTATCTTCCAAAAGATACGAGTGCTGAATTTGAACAAGGTAAGATTACGATTGTAGACTGGTTGCGTCAATTCGCTTCGAAAGAAGAAAGCGACAATACTTTCTTACGTAGTTTCTTGGGCCGGATGCTTTTCTCTGGAGAAGATGTTTTGAAAGAAGTTTCTGTTCTTTCTGGTGGCGAAAAAGTTCGGTGCATGTTATCTAAAATGATGTTGAGCAAAGCCAACGTACTCGTTTTAGATGATCCAACGAATCATTTAGATTTAGAATCAATAACAGCTTTGAATGATGGCTTGATCTCCTTTAATAAAGGTTCAATCTTGTTCTCTTCACATGACCACCAATTCGTTCAAACGATTGCAAACCGCATTATCGAAGTTACACCAAATGGCGTAGTGGACCGTGCGGACACCACTTATGAAGAATTCTTAGAAAACAAAACTGTTCAAGAACAAATCAAAAAATTATATGCAAAATAACAAATCTCTTTAAAACCAAAAAAACTAGCTGAACTGCTTCACGCATACGTGAGGTGTTCAGCTAGTTTTTTAGTTTGTAGTGAAATAGGAATCGATTTTTAATTGGATCGCCTTTTACAGAATAGGTTAAATCAGTTAACTTGGTCCGTCCAATCTGAAAATTCTTGGATCGTCATTTTATGGATAGTCGTACCTTCTATCATAAGTTCCGGGTCGATGCTAGTGTGTTTGATAAAAGGATCCTCTAGGATAATGATTTTTTTATTCAAAGCCAGCCCTATGCCTATTTCAATATAGCCTCTAGCATCTGCTACTCCCTTAAGAAAAAGAAAATCGGCTTCTAAAATAATCGGCCTGGCAGCTTCTATTTGTTGAAAGTAATCTGATTCAATCACTTCTACGTCTTGAGAATATTGAAAAGCAACGCCGCTTAAATCACTTTCTGTATGGATATTATAAATAATCATTTTTGCAGCTCCCTCTAATTTCCCTGTAAAAGTATTCTATTATTATGAAACAATCTGATTCAGCTAGTTTTTCTTCATCAATTGCTTTTAAACATTTTTTATTTATTTGCTTTATAGACTTTTAATTGTTTTCCCTTAACCGTACGATCTTTCATTTCTTCAATGACTCTCGGACCTTTTCCATTCAATACCTCTACATAGGTAACATTTTCTTGAATAGTAATAATACCGATATCATCTGCTTTGATTCCCGGAATATTCGTCAACGTACCGACAAAATCCACTGCGCGAAGTTTTTTCTTTTTCCCGCCGTTAAAATAAATTTTTGTGATCCCTTGATTCAGTTCCTTGTTACGAGCTCTTTTCACAACCAGCCGTTCTTGAAGTTTCTTTTCAAAAGCCGATTTATGACTTTGTACAACGCGAGCATTTGGAGCAGTGATTTCAGAAATTTCTTGTTGCACGTATGCTCTAACTTCTTGCCACCAAGGTCTTTCTTTTGGAGTGACCAGAGTCAGTGCTACTCCTGTCTTCCCGGCACGCCCTGTTCGTCCTGTTCGGTGTACGAAACTTTCTTTTTCTACGGGTACATCGTAATTGATGACATGCGTCACATTATCGATATCGATCCCTCGAGCTGCTACATCTGTTGCGACTAAATAACGGAACTTCCCTTTTCTGAAGTCATCCATCACATCGAACCGATCTTCTTGCACCATACCGCCATGAATTTTATCAATCGGCAAACCCGCTTTATTTAAGAACGTGTACAAACGATTCACGGCTTCTTGAGTGTTACAGAAAATCATACAGCTGTCTGGATTCTCAACGATCAATAAATCCAACAACTGCTGTTCCTTTTTCTCAGGTTCGACTTTAAGGTATGATTGTACGATTTTAGGTCTTGATTGTTCTGTCATTTCGATTTTAATAGCTGCTCTGTCGGGTTTCATATAGAAACTAGCCAAACGTTCTATCTCTGGCGGCATTGTAGCCGAGAACAATAGAGTTTGTCGTTCTTCTGGCAAAAACTCTATAATAGCTGCCATTTGGTCAATGAACCCCATATTCAGCATCTCATCTGCTTCATCGATCACTAAATAACGCAATTTATCAACTTTCATCGTTCCTTTTTGTAAATGGTCCAAGACACGACCAGGTGTCCCTACTACAATATGGCTCTTTTGTTTTAACTCAGACTTTTGCTTGTCAAAAGAAGCTTTGCCGAATACAGAGGTTACTTTGATACGTTTTAAACGACCAATATTCGTAATGTCTTCTTTTACTTGCAATGCTAATTCTCTCGTAGGTACTAAAACAAGGGCTTGGGGTCTGTTTTCTTCCCATATCACGTTTTCGCATAATGGGATTCCAAAGCTCACGGTTTTTCCGCTGCCAGTTTGTGACTCAACAATCACATCTTTTTCTGCTAAAGCCAATGGCAGTACTTCTTCTTGAACTTTAGTCGGTTTAAAATAGCGTAAACTTTCTAATGCTGTTACCAGTTCTTCTCCAATACCAAATTCTTCAAATGTATTCTTTTTCATAATAGCCTCACTCACTTGTTTTATTTTTACTAGTATAACAGGATTTCAATTGAAATATAGCTTTTTACTGGCTATTTTAGCAGTCTCTCACAATTTCTTTTTCATCGATAAACCAATGAAACCGCTAAACGCCAACTTTTATGCTCTAGTTTTTTTCATTATTAACTGCCTTTGACTAAGGTTTTCTTTCTTTAAAGTGTACCATGCTCTCTCCTCATATTAAATAAAGGTGCTCTGTCGGCAACAGCTAATAAAATGTCCAGCCTTTTGATTTATGTCTTATTTCAGTTATACTTAGACTAAATAGAAAAGAGAAGGTGGAGTAAATATGGCTGAAGTTAAACGTATCGCAACAGGCGCTATTGAAGAAAACTGTTATATTATTTATGAAAATTTAACTGCTTTGATCGTCGATCCAGGTAATGATTTCCAAAAAATCATGAATGCAATTGAAGAATTGCAAGTTACACCGGCAGCTATTTTATTAACGCATTGTCACTATGATCATATCGGGGCTTTAGAAGAAACTCGTACCACTTATAACATTCCTGTATACGTTAGTTCTTTAGAAAAAGACTGGCTTGGCAATCCTGAACTAAATCTTTCGGCTCATGGAGATAAACCGATCATCGCTCAACCAGCTGAATTTGAGTTTGAATTGATGAAAGATTATACCTTAGGCGGTTTGACATTCAGAGTCGTTCCAACACCAGGACACTCGCCTGGAGGAATTAGTTTTATTTTTGAAGATTTCGTCATCACAGGTGATGCCTTATTTAAAGGCAGCATAGGACGTTCTGATTTACCCGGAAGCAATCCTGAAGCTTTGCTGGAAGGAATCCGTGAACAACTCTTTAATTTAGAAGACGAGATGCGTATTTATCCAGGACATGGCGGCGCTTCAACTATCGGAGACGAAAAATTAACGAATCCGTTTTTTAATTAAGGTCTGAATATTGACCGAAGCGAGCACACTGCTGAACGAAGGTTTTAGCAGTGTGTTTATCTGTGAATAAGGAGGCATTTTAAATGAAAACTATTCTAGTTTTACACACTGGAGGAACGATTGCGATGAGCGAAGACCAAACCACTGGTAAAGTTCGTCCAAATGCAGAGAACCCGTTACAGAAACACAGCCATTTATTTGACCAAGAAGCTCATTTGATCGTGGAGGATTTTTTTCAACTCCCTTCTCCTCACATCACGCCAAAAGAAATGTTGTTGTTAAAAAAACGGATCGAAAAAGCCATTTTGTCAAAAGAAGCTGACGGTGTCGTCATTACACATGGAACCGATACGTTAGAAGAAACAGCTTACTTTTTAGATTTAACACTGGATCATCAAGTGCCCATCGTCATCACGGGAGCTATGCGTTCCAGCAATGAAATCGGCTCTGATGGTCTTTACAACTTTCAAAGCGCTGTTTGGGTTGCTTTAGCAGATGAAGCTCAAAACAAAGGCGTGCTGGTAGTTATGAACGATGAGATCCATACTGCCCGCTATGTGACAAAAACACATACATCAAACGTCGCAACTTTCCAAACCCCGACTTTTGGGCCGATTGGGCTTATTTCTAAAAATGAGGTCCTTTTTTTCCAAAAATTGATTGCAGAAGAAAAATTCGAGATCACGACTGTGGATAAGTCCGTTTACCTCTTAAAAGCCTATTCTGGGATGGATGGCGTTTTATTTGATGCTCTAAATAATGACCAAACCGACGGGCTGATCATTGAAGCGCTTGGTGCCGGAAATTTACCGCCAGCGACTCTGCCGGCATTGCAGCGTATTTTAAATCGAAACATTCCTGTTGTTTTGGTTTCACGCTCTTTCAACGGCATTGCTCAAGACGTCTATGATTATCCTGGCGGCGGTAAACGGTTGAGCGAAGCTGGCGTTATTTTCACCAATGGTCTGACTGGGCCTAAAGCCCGGATCAAATTAATGGTTGCTCTAAATAAAACTCAAAATCTTGAAGAAATTGCTCAGTATTTTTAATCCAAAAGCTCCATTCTCTACGATCAGAGAATGGAGCTTTTTTAGATCAATTTTCTAGAGTGTACAATGTGATTTGGGGTTCTTTACCCGTTTCACACGCATCCACATCAACTGTCCTTGCTTCTTGCTCCGGGAAATACCGCAAGGAGAAAACTTCTTCCCCTTGGTTAACAAACAATTCCAACGAAGAACTTTCAAGAAACAAGTGCAGTTGCGTCAAAGGCTTTGTCAATGTGACCGCCCGGGTCTCTCTATCGCCAGTCAGCCAATTTGACCGCGAAACCTGCACTCGGTTTCGGTGCTGATCGTACTCAATGTCAACATCTTTTCTTATCTGAAGCTTGAATGAACCGGCCGTTTTCTCCCAGTCTACCAGAATCTCATTTTGCAATGTAGGCAGCTGCAGTGATGCTTCGGCTTTCCCTTCCACAACTAAAGGAGAACCATGCCTTAATTGTTTCAATTCTGCTGCTGGCCGCTGGTTTAATTGTCCATCAGCATAAATCAATTCTCTAGGAATCGTCAAAGAGTGGATCCAGCCGTCTTGGATAGTGGGAACAGCTGCTTCAATTGCTGGTTCCATGACTCCCATCCAACCAAATAAAAGCTGACGTCCTTTATCGTCTTGGAAAGTTTGCGGAGCGTAAAATTCAAACCCTCTATCCAACTCTTTAAAAGGCTGCTCATCGGTTAAAAATTTGCCTGCTTCTGTAAATACCCCAGTTAAATAACCGGATTGATAAATATTGTTAAACTCATCTCCTCGGGCCATGATTCCTTGTGGAGAAAAAATAAACGCTGATTTTTGGTTGAAGTGCACTAAATCCGGACATTCCCACATAAATCCAAAATCAAGCTCATCATCCAAAAGCGAACCTGTGCATGTCCAATCGATTAGATTCTTCGAATGATACACCAAAGCATCCCCCGTCAAATCAACTTTTTGTGCCCCTAATACCATCCACCAATCGTTATTCTTTCCTTGCCAAACTTTTGGATCCCTCACATGTGCTGTGTATCCCGCGGGCTGTTTCAAAATCGGCCCTTTCTTTTCAAAATGCACGCCATCTTCTGAAACAGCTAAACATTGATAGCTTTCGCGTTCATTCGCTTCGTTTCGGACATTTCCGGTATAGAACAAATACAATTTATTTTCAAAAGATACAGCACTGCCGGAATAACAGCCATCTTTATCAAACCAATCGACCGGTTCCAAAGCTGCTGGCTGCTCGGTCCAATGAATCAAATCCGTTGAAGCAACGTGCCCCCAACTTTTGGTATTATGGGTCGTATCGTTTTGGTTCCATTGGTAAAAGACATGGTAGACCCCTTTAAATTGAATCAATCCATTGGGATCATTCAACAAGCCTTTAGGAGGCGTAATGTGATAACCCAGCTCATATTCTCCTCTATTTTTAGTACGTGTCATCCTTAAACTTCCTTTCAAGCTTCCAATTCATTTTTCATTTTGTCACTGTAACCAAAGAAATAAGTTAAGCCAAAAGCTACCGCAATGGCGATCACATTCGTCAACAGGTACCAAAGAATTTGGTTGTTTAAATACAATAAGGCTCCTGGAATAACCGTTACAGCCATCCCTGTTGCTTCTAAACCAATAATATTTCCAAAGAAACCTCCTGCTGCTCCACCGACTAAACCAAAAATAAACGGTTTGACATAACGTAAATTCACTCCGAAAACAGCTGGCTCTGTGATGCCAAGAAAGGCTGATAATGTAGAAGGATAAGCTAGAGCTTTCAGTTTTTTAGATTTTGTTTTCATCGCTACAGCTAAAGAAGCTCCGCCTTGTGCGGCAACACTGGCCGTAATGATCCCGTTATATGGGTTTACTCCAGTATTTGACAACAGCTGAATCTCTAGGAAATTAAAGAGGTGGTGAATACCCGTCACCACAATGATTTGATTTAAGCCGCCTATAATCAATCCTGCTAAGCCAAATGGCAACGCTAGTGCCCAAATTGTCGCATTCAATACTACTTCTTCTAATGAATGAAAAACCGGCCCAATAATAAACAACGATAAAACACTCATGATCAAGAGTGTCAAGAAAGGTGTCAACAGTAAATCTAAATATTCTGGAACGTACTTCCGTATCCATCTTTCTAATTTAGCTCCCACAAAACCGGCAATAAAAGCAGGCAAAACGGTTCCTTGGTAACCAACTACTGGAATAAAGCCAAACATGGTGATGGGGTTTACGGTACCCGCTGCAACTTCATAAGCATTTGGAAGCGCTGGATTGACCAGCATCAAACCTAAAACAATCCCAATAACGGGCGATCCGCCAAATACTTTAAATGAAGACCAGGCAACCAATGCCGGTAAGAAAGCAAAAGCTGTATCGGTTAATACTTCTGTATACATCAAAAAGTTAGCACTAATATCTGTGGGCGCCATGCCAAAAATTGCCAAAACTTGTTCTTGTGTCAATAACCCACGCAAGCCCATAAACAGTCCTGTCGCAACCAATACTGGAATAATCGGGACAAATACGTCACCAAAAGTACGAATCATCCGTTGGAATACGTTTCCTTGTTTCTTAGCTTCTTGTTTCATTTCGCTAGTCGACCCTGCAGATGCACCAAGCCCCACAACTTCTTCATAAATCTTATTGACGGTACCGGTTCCAAAAATGATTTGAAATTGACCTGAATTAAAAAATGCCCCTTTTACTTTATCGATATTTTCTACCGCTTCTTTGTCTATTGCTTCTTCTTTATTTACCATAATACGCAAACGTGTGGCACAGTGAGCAATAGATTGAATGTTTTCTTTTCCTCCCACTGCCGCAATCACTTCTTTAGCAATTCTCTCATTTTCTGACATCTTTATTTCCTCCTTTTAAGGAATTCTTTTTATTGGAACCGGTTTCTATTATTAGTTTAACCGATTTCATTGTTATTGTCTAGTTTAATTGCCTTGGATTTTTAAAATTAAGAGCCTAAACCTGTTGCGAAACGATAGGTTTAGGCTCTTTTCAGTACTGTTGGGTGGATTCATTTGCAATCAATTCATTGGTTAGCTGAACTTCTTCAGGAACCTCTTCGCCATCAAGCAATTTAATCAGGTTTTGCACCGCTACTTGCCCTAATTCTTTATAGGCATATTTTACGGTGGTAATCGAGGGAGTCACAATGGACGTAATCTGATACCCTCCGAAACCAGATAATGAAAAAGCTGTTGGAACTTCTAATCCTAGTTTGTGTGCTGCTTTTAAAACCGCTAGCGCAATATTGTCGGTTGCACAAAAGATATATGTTGCTTTTAACGTGGGCAACAATTTTAATGCTTGTTCGTAAGCTTTTTCAAAAGAAAAGCTTACTTCAACCATCTCTACAGAACTTTCCTTTTCTTCCTTTAACGCAGCCAAAACACCATTTTTTCGTAACTGTCCAACTGCAACATCTGCTTCAAAAACGTTTAGGTATAAAAAGTCTTTATGGCCTAAACGAGTAGCGTATTTTCCCAACTTATAACCCGCTTGGTACTCTTCATGAACAATATGGTAAAAACCTTCTGCTTGTTGGCCTAACAAAATAACCGGTATGCCTACTTCTGTGATGGCTTTTTTGTGCTCTTCTGTAATCACTGTAGCAAATAAAAGAATGCCTGCTACTTTTTGCTTAGCTAGAGAATAAATGCTCTCAATTTCTCTAGCCGACAACTGGTTCGTATTGGTGATCAATAATTGAAAATTGCGTTCTCTCAGTTCTTCATCAATAGAGGCTAACGCTTCATTGGCTGAATAAGAATCCAATCGTGGGATAATGGTGCCGATCATATTCGTTTTTTTCGCTTTTAGGCTTTGCGCAAATGTATTAGGAGTATAACCAGTCTCGGCCACAATTTGATTTAATTTCTCTTTTGTTTTTTGACTGACAGAACCCCCATTTAAGTACCTTGAAACCGTGCTTTTTGCGACATTTGCACGTTTAGCGATATCGTTGATGGTTACCATGCACTCACCTGCTTACTTCATCTTCTGATTTTTCCCAGACCATACTAGCTTCACTGTTGGTTGTACTTCCTGTTACAATGCGATGAGCCGATACGATTTTGCCATTTTCCGCTTCATGCAGGCTCATTTGACTTTGGATCCTATCGCCATAGTAAA is a genomic window of Carnobacterium sp. CP1 containing:
- a CDS encoding ABC-F family ATP-binding cassette domain-containing protein; its protein translation is MITVSNISLEFSDRKLFDDVNIKFNPGNCYGLIGANGAGKSTFLKILAGEIQPSTGHVALGQDERLATLSQNHYGYEDNTVLETVIMGHERLYQIMQEKNEVYMKEDFTDEDGIRAAELEGEFAELDGWEAEPQAAVLLQGLGISEELHDKKMSELAGGEKVKVLLAQALFGKPDVLLLDEPTNGLDKQSIEWLEEFLINFPNTVIVVSHDRHFLNKVCTHMADVDFGKIKVYVGNYDFWLESSQLASKLAADANAKKEDHIKELQDFIARFSANASKSKQATSRKKTLEKITLDDIQPSSRRYPFVGFTPEREIGNDLLRVENLSKTIDGKKILDNISFSLNKDDKVAFTSHNDVAITVLFRILMGELEPDSGTFKWGVTTSQSYLPKDTSAEFEQGKITIVDWLRQFASKEESDNTFLRSFLGRMLFSGEDVLKEVSVLSGGEKVRCMLSKMMLSKANVLVLDDPTNHLDLESITALNDGLISFNKGSILFSSHDHQFVQTIANRIIEVTPNGVVDRADTTYEEFLENKTVQEQIKKLYAK
- a CDS encoding DEAD/DEAH box helicase yields the protein MKKNTFEEFGIGEELVTALESLRYFKPTKVQEEVLPLALAEKDVIVESQTGSGKTVSFGIPLCENVIWEENRPQALVLVPTRELALQVKEDITNIGRLKRIKVTSVFGKASFDKQKSELKQKSHIVVGTPGRVLDHLQKGTMKVDKLRYLVIDEADEMLNMGFIDQMAAIIEFLPEERQTLLFSATMPPEIERLASFYMKPDRAAIKIEMTEQSRPKIVQSYLKVEPEKKEQQLLDLLIVENPDSCMIFCNTQEAVNRLYTFLNKAGLPIDKIHGGMVQEDRFDVMDDFRKGKFRYLVATDVAARGIDIDNVTHVINYDVPVEKESFVHRTGRTGRAGKTGVALTLVTPKERPWWQEVRAYVQQEISEITAPNARVVQSHKSAFEKKLQERLVVKRARNKELNQGITKIYFNGGKKKKLRAVDFVGTLTNIPGIKADDIGIITIQENVTYVEVLNGKGPRVIEEMKDRTVKGKQLKVYKANK
- a CDS encoding MBL fold metallo-hydrolase, encoding MAEVKRIATGAIEENCYIIYENLTALIVDPGNDFQKIMNAIEELQVTPAAILLTHCHYDHIGALEETRTTYNIPVYVSSLEKDWLGNPELNLSAHGDKPIIAQPAEFEFELMKDYTLGGLTFRVVPTPGHSPGGISFIFEDFVITGDALFKGSIGRSDLPGSNPEALLEGIREQLFNLEDEMRIYPGHGGASTIGDEKLTNPFFN
- a CDS encoding asparaginase; protein product: MKTILVLHTGGTIAMSEDQTTGKVRPNAENPLQKHSHLFDQEAHLIVEDFFQLPSPHITPKEMLLLKKRIEKAILSKEADGVVITHGTDTLEETAYFLDLTLDHQVPIVITGAMRSSNEIGSDGLYNFQSAVWVALADEAQNKGVLVVMNDEIHTARYVTKTHTSNVATFQTPTFGPIGLISKNEVLFFQKLIAEEKFEITTVDKSVYLLKAYSGMDGVLFDALNNDQTDGLIIEALGAGNLPPATLPALQRILNRNIPVVLVSRSFNGIAQDVYDYPGGGKRLSEAGVIFTNGLTGPKARIKLMVALNKTQNLEEIAQYF
- a CDS encoding glycoside hydrolase family 32 protein, whose amino-acid sequence is MTRTKNRGEYELGYHITPPKGLLNDPNGLIQFKGVYHVFYQWNQNDTTHNTKSWGHVASTDLIHWTEQPAALEPVDWFDKDGCYSGSAVSFENKLYLFYTGNVRNEANERESYQCLAVSEDGVHFEKKGPILKQPAGYTAHVRDPKVWQGKNNDWWMVLGAQKVDLTGDALVYHSKNLIDWTCTGSLLDDELDFGFMWECPDLVHFNQKSAFIFSPQGIMARGDEFNNIYQSGYLTGVFTEAGKFLTDEQPFKELDRGFEFYAPQTFQDDKGRQLLFGWMGVMEPAIEAAVPTIQDGWIHSLTIPRELIYADGQLNQRPAAELKQLRHGSPLVVEGKAEASLQLPTLQNEILVDWEKTAGSFKLQIRKDVDIEYDQHRNRVQVSRSNWLTGDRETRAVTLTKPLTQLHLFLESSSLELFVNQGEEVFSLRYFPEQEARTVDVDACETGKEPQITLYTLEN
- a CDS encoding LacI family DNA-binding transcriptional regulator; this encodes MVTINDIAKRANVAKSTVSRYLNGGSVSQKTKEKLNQIVAETGYTPNTFAQSLKAKKTNMIGTIIPRLDSYSANEALASIDEELRERNFQLLITNTNQLSAREIESIYSLAKQKVAGILLFATVITEEHKKAITEVGIPVILLGQQAEGFYHIVHEEYQAGYKLGKYATRLGHKDFLYLNVFEADVAVGQLRKNGVLAALKEEKESSVEMVEVSFSFEKAYEQALKLLPTLKATYIFCATDNIALAVLKAAHKLGLEVPTAFSLSGFGGYQITSIVTPSITTVKYAYKELGQVAVQNLIKLLDGEEVPEEVQLTNELIANESTQQY